The Setaria viridis chromosome 6, Setaria_viridis_v4.0, whole genome shotgun sequence genome contains a region encoding:
- the LOC117861213 gene encoding putative germin-like protein 12-4 codes for MTASSYFLVAAFLALVTSQAIASDPSPLQDFCVADMHSPVKVNGFVCKDPLAVSADDFFKAANLDKPRDTMKSKVGSNVTLINVMQIAGLNTLGISLARIDYAPMGENPPHTHPRATEILTVLEGTLYVGFVTSNPNKLFAKVLNKGDVFVFPKGLIHFQFNPIHDKPAVAIAALSSQNPGVITIANAVFGSKPPISDDVLAKAFQVQKGTIDWLQAQFWENNHY; via the exons ATGACCGCCTCCTCTTACTTCCTTGTCGCAGCTTTTCTAGCACTGGTGACCTCTCAGGCCATTGCTTCTGATCCTAGCCCGCTCCAGGATTTCTGTGTTGCTGACATGCACTCTCCTG TGAAGGTGAATGGGTTCGTTTGCAAGGATCCCCTGGCTGTGAGTGCAGATGACTTCTTCAAGGCAGCCAATCTTGACAAACCTAGGGATACCATGAAGAGCAAGGTGGGGTCCAATGTTACTTTGATCAATGTCATGCAAATCGCTGGACTCAACACCCTTGGCATCTCTCTAGCCCGCATCGATTATGCACCCATGGGTGAGAACCCACCGCACACCCACCCACGTGCCACTGAGATCCTCACCGTGCTTGAGGGGACCCTGTACGTCGGTTTTGTCACCTCCAACCCAAACAAATTGTTCGCGAAGGTGCTCAATAAGGGTGATGTGTTTGTATTCCCCAAAGGGCTCATCCACTTCCAATTCAACCCCATCCACGACAAGCCAGCCGTTGCTATTGCTGCGCTAAGCAGCCAGAACCCTGGTGTCATTACCATTGCTAATGCGGTCTTTGGATCAAAGCCTCCAATCTCAGATGATGTTTTGGCCAAGGCATTCCAGGTGCAGAAGGGGACAATTGATTGGCTCCAGGCTCAATTTTGGGAGAACAACCACTACTAA
- the LOC117861198 gene encoding germin-like protein 8-7: protein MAPSSYFLLAVFLALVACQANASDPSPLQDFCVADKHSPVKVNGFACKDPMAVNADDFFKAAKLDEPRNTAHSKVGSNVTLISALQLPGLNTLGISLARIDYAPLGENPPHTHPRATEILTVLEGTLYVGFVTSNPNNTLFAKVLNKGDVFVFPEGLIHFQFNPIHDKPAVALAALSSQNPGAITIANAVFGSKPPISDDVLAKAFQVEKGTIDWLQAQFWENNHY, encoded by the exons ATGGCCCCCTCCTCCTACTTCCTTCTTGCTGTTTTTCTAGCATTGGTCGCTTGCCAGGCTAATGCTTCCGATCCTAGCCCACTCCAGGACTTCTGTGTAGCTGACAAGCACTCTCCTG TGAAGGTGAATGGGTTTGCTTGCAAGGACCCCATGGCCGTGAATGCAGATGACTTCTTCAAGGCAGCTAAACTTGACGAGCCTAGGAACACCGCGCATAGCAAGGTGGGATCTAATGTCACATTGATCAGTGCCTTGCAGCTCCCTGGTCTCAACACTCTAGGCATCTCTCTAGCTCGCATTGACTATGCACCCCTAGGTGAGAATCCACCACACACCCACCCACGTGCCACTGAGATCCTAACAGTGCTTGAGGGGACCCTCTATGTTGGGTTTGTCACCTCCAACCCAAACAACACATTGTTTGCCAAGGTCCTCAACAAGGGTGATGTGTTTGTATTCCCCGAAGGGCTCATCCACTTCCAATTCAACCCCATCCACGACAAGCCAGCGGTTGCACTCGCTGCGCTCAGCAGCCAAAACCCTGGGGCTATTACCATTGCTAATGCGGTCTTTGGATCAAAGCCACCAATCTCGGATGATGTGTTGGCCAAGGCATTCCAGGTGGAAAAGGGGACAATTGATTGGCTCCAGGCTCAGTTCTGGGAGAACAACCACTACTAA